The genomic region ATTTTTTGGATGTGGCTCGCCGCATTAGCGGGTATGGCGACGAACTTTGCCGAAGCCTGTATCGCACAAGTCTACAAAACAAAGGATAATTCGGGACAGACCGTCGGCGGCCCTGCGTATTATATTTCCCGCGGTTTGGGAAATACGGGCTTTTCAAAATTCCTTGCAGCATTCTTTTCCGTTGCGATTATTCTCGCGCTTGGATTTATGGGTAATATGGTTCAAGCGAACTCAATCTCCGATGCGTTTTTAAATGCATTCTCCGTGCCGACATGGATAACAGGGGTTGCCCTTGCCGTTGTTGCCGGCGTTATTTTTATGGGCGGCGTGAAGCGTATTGCATCCGTTACTGAAAAAGTTGTTCCATTGATGGCAATTATCTATATTGCTGTCGGTATCATCGTTATTCTTATGAATGCGCATAACATTCCAGCTATGTTCTCTATGATTTTTAGAGGGGCGTTTAATCCGCGATCCGTTTGGGGAGGTGCTTTAGGCTTCGGTATAGGGCGTGCTGCTCGTTATGGTATTGCTCGCGGTCTTTTTTCCAACGAAGCCGGTATGGGATCTACACCTCATGCCCATGCAGTTGCAACCGTCGATAATCCTGTCGAGCAGGGTGTATTGGGAATTGTTGCCGTATTTATCGATACCTTTGTCGTTTTGAATATTACCGTCTTTACGGTTTTAAGTGCCGATATCATCAGGTTTGAAGGCGGACAGCCGGTGATGAAAGGTATTCAGCTGGTTCAGGAGGCGTTTTCGCAACACCTTTTCGGACACACCTTCGGTTATCTTTTCATTGCAATCTGTTTGTTCTTTTTTGCATTCTCTACGATTATCGGTTGGTATTATTTTGGTGAAACCAATATCCGATACCTGTTCGGTTCAAAGGGCTTAGTACCGTATCAACTGTTGGTTGTAGCATTTATCTTTTTAGGCAGCTTGCTGAAAATCGATTTAGTATGGGAGTTGGTAGACTTCTTTAACGGTATTATGGTTATCCCGAACCTTATCAGCTTATTGCTACTGAGTGGCACGGTTGCGGCAGTCTTGCACGATTATAACGCAGGTAAGCCGTACGATGTTAATAATTATATCAGAAAATAACTGAATTTAAAACGTACCAATCCGCCGATTAGTCTTTGTTCTGATTCGTGCAGTGGGTTATCTCACATGCCGCATCGAGGGCGTTGATTAGTCGGCGCGATTCTCGTCTTTACCCTTCCTAACACAACTTATGAGAACCTCTAAAAGCTTTAGAAACCAACTGCAGAATAATGAGACTATGATTTTTAAAACCAGTCTTTCCGTTAGCCTTTTGTAAAAAGTGCATCGCATATTTACAAAAGGTGTATACCTTGCAAAAAGCACCAATAAGCAATATCATTGTGCCCTGATGTTCATTGTATGAACCGCATAGGAGTAATAATATATGGCACATAAAGTTCGGATTTCCGATCTGGTATTAAGAGACGCGCATCAGTCTTTACACGCAACGCGCATGACAACCGCAGATATGCTGCCTATTTGCAACAAGCTGGACAGCGTCGGGTATTGGAGCCTGGAAGCATGGGGCGGAGCGACGTTCGATTCATGTATTCGTTTTTTAAATGAAGATCCGTGGGAGCGGCTGCGCTCTTTGCATAAGGCGCTGCCAAATACTCCTATTATGATGTTGCTGCGCGGACAAAACTTATTGGGTTACCGGCACTATGCCGATGATGTCGTCGATGCGTTTGTGAAAGCTGCCGCCGATAACGGCGTTGGTGTGTTCCGTATTTTTGATGCGCTTAATGACCCGCGCAATCTTAAACGTGCAGCTGATGCAGCAAAGAAAACCGGCAAGCATGTTCAAATGGCTATCTCCTTTGCGACAACTCCGTATCATACTATCGAAAACTATGCGGAACTGGCAAAAACGTATACGGAATTCGGTGCCGATTCCATCTGTATTAAAGATATGGCAGGGCTTTTAAAGCCGATGGAAGCATTCGATTTAGTAACGGCGATTAAAAAGAAGACGAGTATCCCGATCAATATTCATACCCATGCAACAACAGGGCTCTCCGTAGCGACACTGCTCAAAGCGGCCGAAGCGGGAGCTGATATCTTGGACACTGCGATTTCATCGATGGCGATGGGAACCTCGCACAGCCCGACAGAAACTATGGTAGAAATTTTCCGCGGCACCGAATGGGATACCGGTTTGGATATCAACCTGCTCCTTGAAATTGCAGCCTATTTCCGCGAAGTGCGCAAGCATTATGCTCAGTTTGAATCGAGCTTCCTCGGCGCGGATACCCGTATCCTCGTGTCGCAGGTGCCGGGCGGTATGCTTTCCAACCTTGAAAATCAGCTGCGCGACCTTAAAGCCTCCGACAAAATGGATGCGGTATTAAAAGAAATCCCGATTGTTCAAAAGGACTGCGGCTATATTCCGCTTGTTACTCCGACTAGCCAGATTGTCGGCACTCAGTCGGTATTCAATGTCTTGTTCGGACGGTATAAAAAACTGACCGCAGAGACCCGCGACCTGCTTATCGGCCGGTATGGTAAAACTCCCGCTCCGTGCAACGAAGAACTGGTAAAAATCGCTTTGGCAGAAGCAAAAGTTGAAGCCCCTGTAACAGCGCGTCCTGCCGACCTCATTCCTAATGAGCTGGATAAAATAAAAGCCGAAGCAAAAGAAAACGGGGCGGGCAATTCCATCGAAGATGTTTTGACTTACGCGATGTTCCCCAAGGTTGCCCCCAAATTCTTTAAAGAGCGCAGTAAAGGCCCCGTTGTGTTTACGGCGCCGGCGGCGGAGAAAAAAGTAGCAGGCAGTGCAAGCAGCGGCTCGTATACGGTAACGGTAAACGGAACCGATTATGAGGTTTCTTCATCTAACGGAACATTCACCGTAAACGGTACTGCATACGCAGTAAGTGTAAAAGAGAACGCCTCCTCCGCATCTACGCAAAGAACGGCTGCCGCAGTTTCGGCATCGACCACATCGGCAACCCCTGCCGCAGCGCAAGCAGTACCGGCATCAAAACCGGCAACGTCCGCGGCTCCGACTGCTTCTAAACCCGTTGCGGCATCTTCATTAGCAGCAAGCGACAGTGGTACAAAGCTGCTCGCTCCGGTAACCGGTACCCTTTTGCGCTACACTGTTGCGGAAGGTGCACAGGTGAGCGAAGGGCAGACGGTCATGATGCTTGAATCGATGAAGATGGAGTTGGAAATTAATGCGCATAAGGCGGGAGTTATTCACTTTGTGGCTGCAGCCGGTGCGCAGGTAGCAGAAGGCGACTCACTCGCAGAAATACGCTCATAGCCGCTCCGCCGGTATTACTTCTCTATGTTATCGCTAAAACAAATATGCTGCAGCTGTTGTATGACGGCTGCAGCTGTTTTCTTTTTTACCATTCCCGCTTTATTTGCGCAACCTTTTGCCGCCTTGCTACAAGCGGCTTCTCTCTCAACACAAACAGCGCCAACATCAGCGCAGAACGGCAGCTCTCCCGAATATACCGGCAAGAGAGCCGTACTGTCACGCAATCTTGCCGTATCAACAGCAGCTCCCGAACATACGGCATCATCTCAAAATGAGGAAGCCCTACGTGCCGTTGTTTCTCAGCTTTCGCTTGAAGAAAAAGCGGCGCAAGTACTGATGGTTAATATTGCAGGGAGCAAAACGGCGGATGCAAAAAGCATCGCCTCGTTTAAAGGAACCGCTCCGGGTGCCGTGCTTTTGTTCGGGTATAATATCGCAGACACGCCCCAAGCGGTCACAGATTTTTTGGAATCGGCCGTACAAGGTTTTCAGGAAGCGGCGCGCCGTTCAGGTCATATTTTTATCCCGCCGCTTTTCGCGCTGGATAATGAAGGCGGTACCGTATACCGAACCCGCCGCATTACCGCCCCGCTGCCCGCTGCAGAGGAAATCGCCAAGCGTTTTTCTGTCGAGGAAACGGAGGAGCTCTATCGATTGTTGGGACAGCAGATGCGGGAGCTTGGTCTCCATCTTAATCTGGCACCGGTTGCGGAAGCAGGATCGGAAGACGTTTCAGCGGCGCTCGGTACGCGGACATTTAGCCCGGATCCCGAACAAGCGGGACAATACGCCGCCGCCGCAGTGCGCGGTATGCAGGGAGCCGGTATTCTTGCGACGGTCAAGCACTTTCCCGGCAACGGCACCGCAGATTTGCACAAAGGCGCTGCCGAATTAACCGTTGACTATGACACCTTCCTCAGCCGCTATTGCTCAGTATTCCGGCCTTCAATTACGGACGGTGCGGCAGCGGTGCTCATTTCTCATATTACGGTGCCGGCAATTGAAGCAGTGCCGTTCTGCTTTTCCGCAAAGGGAATTGCCCTGCTCCGTAATGCATTGGGATTTTCCGGTCTTATCATCACCGATGACATTGCGATGCAGGCATTAAACCGGAACGGCGCATCGCCTGAAGAAAATGCCGTGCGTGCAATCGCTGCCGGTTGCGATATGGTTATGTGTTCGCTGTCGAAAATCTATCCGTTGATTGAAGCCATTGCCGAAAAAGCCCGCACCGACACCGCGTTTGCAAAGCGGCTTGACGAAGCAGTGCTGCACGTTTTAACTGCCAAGCAAAAAGTGAAACTCATCGATACAAGCAAGCCCATTGCTACCAATGACTTCTTTATATTGCATACACCGGATTGGGAAAAATTCCGACACGCAAAAGAAGCCGCCGCCGTATACGGAAAGGCAACTCGTTAAAAACTCATTGTAAGCAATACTATCGGGTTGAAGCGGATATTAGGCTTTAATTCTTTTTACTTTTACTTATATCAAATATATTTGTGTGGGAGCTAATCCTGTAGACGGTAAGGATTAATAATTCATCATTAACAGATTTTTTATAAACTAAAAGCAAATCAGGATGTATATGACATTCTCTATATCCCTCATAATTTCCATGTAAGCCATGGTCATGATATTTTGACTCAAGAATTTCATTATTCAAAAGTTTCTTTATTACATAGTCCGTATCTTCAATTTCTGATTTTGATAACTTTTTGTAGTCTTTGCGAAAAGATTTTGAAATATGAAGTTCACTTTTCACACCATTGCCGCCTTAAAATCATCAAAGGATTTGAAAATTTCTACTTCACCCCGTTCAACTTCTGAAATTGCTTCATCAAGGCCGTTTTTAGAAGTTTTTTTACTCTTGAACAACAAGAAATCTATAAATTCTGAAACCTCTTGCATATAGTATTCCGGAACAGTCTTTAATTTCTCCGCAACAACTGCATACGACATAAAAAACTCCTTATAAGCTATTTACAACTATAACAAATATATCACATCCAGCTTCTTTTTTCCATCAGGTAAATGATCTTCCTGCTACGCAAAATTTTTTTAATAGATTTGACGAAAAGTAAAATTTTTTTTATATTACTTTCAGAAACTAGGAATAAATCCTATAATTGAGAAATTTCTTTAATGTTTTAATGTATTGAAGAAAAAGGAGGAACTATGACAGTTACTGTTGATGAAAAAGCAAGAGCTTTTCTTGCAAAACACAATGAAACCAGCGTGTATACCTACTTAGGCGGATGCCGCACGTGAGGCGGCGTCGTACCTCAACCGGCCGTGTTTGCCGGTTCGCCTGATTCGCTCGATGACTACGACACCTTTAATGCTGACGGTATTACCGTCTATGTACGCAAGGATACCCAAACCGAAAACGGCTCGCTTACCATTACGGTGGTTAAGATGCTGTGGATGGATTCTTTAGCGGTAGAAGGGATGGCATATTAGCCGCTGAA from Treponema vincentii harbors:
- a CDS encoding glycoside hydrolase family 3 N-terminal domain-containing protein is translated as MTAAAVFFFTIPALFAQPFAALLQAASLSTQTAPTSAQNGSSPEYTGKRAVLSRNLAVSTAAPEHTASSQNEEALRAVVSQLSLEEKAAQVLMVNIAGSKTADAKSIASFKGTAPGAVLLFGYNIADTPQAVTDFLESAVQGFQEAARRSGHIFIPPLFALDNEGGTVYRTRRITAPLPAAEEIAKRFSVEETEELYRLLGQQMRELGLHLNLAPVAEAGSEDVSAALGTRTFSPDPEQAGQYAAAAVRGMQGAGILATVKHFPGNGTADLHKGAAELTVDYDTFLSRYCSVFRPSITDGAAAVLISHITVPAIEAVPFCFSAKGIALLRNALGFSGLIITDDIAMQALNRNGASPEENAVRAIAAGCDMVMCSLSKIYPLIEAIAEKARTDTAFAKRLDEAVLHVLTAKQKVKLIDTSKPIATNDFFILHTPDWEKFRHAKEAAAVYGKATR
- a CDS encoding type II toxin-antitoxin system YafQ family toxin; protein product: MKSELHISKSFRKDYKKLSKSEIEDTDYVIKKLLNNEILESKYHDHGLHGNYEGYRECHIHPDLLLVYKKSVNDELLILTVYRISSHTNIFDISKSKKN
- the oadA gene encoding sodium-extruding oxaloacetate decarboxylase subunit alpha, with protein sequence MAHKVRISDLVLRDAHQSLHATRMTTADMLPICNKLDSVGYWSLEAWGGATFDSCIRFLNEDPWERLRSLHKALPNTPIMMLLRGQNLLGYRHYADDVVDAFVKAAADNGVGVFRIFDALNDPRNLKRAADAAKKTGKHVQMAISFATTPYHTIENYAELAKTYTEFGADSICIKDMAGLLKPMEAFDLVTAIKKKTSIPINIHTHATTGLSVATLLKAAEAGADILDTAISSMAMGTSHSPTETMVEIFRGTEWDTGLDINLLLEIAAYFREVRKHYAQFESSFLGADTRILVSQVPGGMLSNLENQLRDLKASDKMDAVLKEIPIVQKDCGYIPLVTPTSQIVGTQSVFNVLFGRYKKLTAETRDLLIGRYGKTPAPCNEELVKIALAEAKVEAPVTARPADLIPNELDKIKAEAKENGAGNSIEDVLTYAMFPKVAPKFFKERSKGPVVFTAPAAEKKVAGSASSGSYTVTVNGTDYEVSSSNGTFTVNGTAYAVSVKENASSASTQRTAAAVSASTTSATPAAAQAVPASKPATSAAPTASKPVAASSLAASDSGTKLLAPVTGTLLRYTVAEGAQVSEGQTVMMLESMKMELEINAHKAGVIHFVAAAGAQVAEGDSLAEIRS
- a CDS encoding alanine/glycine:cation symporter family protein, whose product is MEAFLQNLTNLVAGINSFVWGPYFLIPLLCGTGLFFTLRLKGVQFSKFGAGWRRLFSNFSLKGEKAGKHGMSSFQAVATAIAAQVGTGNLVGAMTALIMGGSGAIFWMWLAALAGMATNFAEACIAQVYKTKDNSGQTVGGPAYYISRGLGNTGFSKFLAAFFSVAIILALGFMGNMVQANSISDAFLNAFSVPTWITGVALAVVAGVIFMGGVKRIASVTEKVVPLMAIIYIAVGIIVILMNAHNIPAMFSMIFRGAFNPRSVWGGALGFGIGRAARYGIARGLFSNEAGMGSTPHAHAVATVDNPVEQGVLGIVAVFIDTFVVLNITVFTVLSADIIRFEGGQPVMKGIQLVQEAFSQHLFGHTFGYLFIAICLFFFAFSTIIGWYYFGETNIRYLFGSKGLVPYQLLVVAFIFLGSLLKIDLVWELVDFFNGIMVIPNLISLLLLSGTVAAVLHDYNAGKPYDVNNYIRK
- a CDS encoding CC/Se motif family (seleno)protein, whose product is MTVTVDEKARAFLAKHNETSVYTYLGGCRTUGGVVPQPAVFAGSPDSLDDYDTFNADGITVYVRKDTQTENGSLTITVVKMLWMDSLAVEGMAY
- a CDS encoding DUF2281 domain-containing protein is translated as MSYAVVAEKLKTVPEYYMQEVSEFIDFLLFKSKKTSKNGLDEAISEVERGEVEIFKSFDDFKAAMV